Proteins encoded in a region of the Dryobates pubescens isolate bDryPub1 chromosome 14, bDryPub1.pri, whole genome shotgun sequence genome:
- the SLC30A8 gene encoding proton-coupled zinc antiporter SLC30A8: MAATKGLERACLVSERDTKKYSLALDRMSWHQKNLNEERQQQEAEVTEANPAYHCHGYSRAYENRKREQHQARRKLCLASVICIFFMIAEIIGEYIAGSLAVITDAAHILVDLTSFLVSLFSLWLASKPPTKQLTFGWHRAEILGALLSMMIIWMVTGVLAYLASMRLLHPNYNIDATVMLITSACAVLANILLSLILHQTSHGHSHGAQAREHTLSPLEKPALSNASLRAAFVHAIGDLFQSMSVLISALIIFFKPEYKVADPICTFVFSIFVLATTITILRDILIVLMEGTSKGLGYDAVKARILAVEKVESVHNLHLWSLTMNQTILSAHVATADTADSQKILRDITQALFEHYSFHSITIQIEWGEDQKQDCVFCQEPSN, encoded by the exons GATGAGCTGGCATCAGAAGAATTTAAAtgaagagaggcagcagcaggaagcagaagtTACTGAAGCTAATCCAGCATATCACTGTCACGGCTACTCACGGGCCTATGAGAACAGAAAAAGGGAGCAGCATCaagccaggaggaagctctgtttAGCATCAGTAATTTGCATCTTCTTCATGATTGCTGAGATTATAGGGGAGTAT ATCGCCGGGAGCCTGGCGGTGATCACCGATGCGGCACACATACTCGTGGACCTGACAAGCTTCCtcgtcagcctcttctccctgtggCTTGCCTCCAAACCTCCCACCAAACAGCTCACTTTTGGGTGGCACCGAGCAG AAATTCTGGGAGCTTTGCTGTCTATGATGATCATTTGGATGGTGACTGGTGTGTTGGCATATTTGGCTAGTATGAGGCTACTACACCCCAATTACAATATTGATGCCACAGTGATGCTCATTACCTCTGCTTGTGCCGTACTGGCCAACATCCT ACTGAGCCTGATTCTGCACCAGACCAGCCATGGGCACAGCCATGGGGCACAGGCCAGGGAACATACGTTGTCCCCCCTGGAAAAGCCAGCTCTGAGCAATGCCAGTTTGAGGGCAGCCTTTGTGCATGCCATTGGAGATCTGTTCCAGAGTATGAGTGTGCTAATTAGTGCACTCATCATCTTCTTTAAG CCGGAGTACAAAGTAGCTGACCCAATCTGCACGTTTGTGTTTTCCATCTTTGTTTTGGCAACAACCATCACCATTTTAAGGGATATTTTGATTGTGTTAATGGAAG GAACATCAAAAGGACTTGGTTACGATGCAGTGAAAGCAAGAATTTTAGCAGTTGAGAAAGTGGAGTCTGTTCACAACCTTCATCTTTGGTCTCTGACAATGAATCAGACTATTCTATCTGCTCATGTTGCCACAG CAGACACAGCGGACAGCCAGAAGATTTTGAGAGATATTACCCAAGCCCTCTTTGAGCACTACAGCTTTCACTCCATCACCATTCAGATTGAATGGGGAGAGGATCAGAAACAAGACTGTGTCTTCTGCCAAGAGCCCAGCAATTAA